One window of Campylobacter sp. RM12651 genomic DNA carries:
- a CDS encoding TlyA family RNA methyltransferase, which yields MRADLFVANKLNISRNKAQELLENEKVLINNEVKKASDKILQDYECKLLDEVYVSRAAYKLKGFLEEFELEISGINCLDVGSSTGGFTQILLENNALSVTCVDVGDKQLHNSLRANLKVKVFENTDIRDFKSAPFKIVVCDLSFISARLIINDLIRLSSKYLIILFKPQFEVGINVKRSKNGVVKDEKAVLKSCEEFEKEVIRLGLILLKKSKSKLSGKDGNYEYFYAFSK from the coding sequence ATGAGAGCTGATTTGTTTGTAGCAAATAAATTAAATATAAGCCGAAATAAAGCTCAAGAATTATTAGAAAATGAAAAAGTATTAATCAATAACGAAGTAAAAAAGGCAAGTGATAAGATACTGCAAGATTATGAATGCAAACTATTAGATGAAGTTTATGTTAGTAGGGCTGCTTATAAATTAAAAGGATTTTTAGAAGAATTTGAGTTAGAAATTAGCGGAATTAATTGCTTAGATGTTGGTTCTAGCACGGGTGGATTTACCCAAATATTACTTGAAAATAATGCTTTAAGTGTTACTTGTGTAGATGTTGGAGATAAACAATTGCATAATAGTTTAAGAGCAAATCTAAAGGTAAAAGTATTTGAAAATACAGATATTAGAGATTTTAAATCAGCTCCGTTTAAAATAGTTGTGTGCGATTTAAGTTTTATATCAGCTAGATTAATTATAAATGATTTAATAAGACTAAGTAGCAAGTATTTAATCATTTTATTTAAACCACAATTTGAAGTAGGAATTAATGTAAAGCGTTCTAAAAATGGTGTGGTAAAAGATGAAAAAGCCGTGCTTAAATCTTGCGAAGAATTTGAAAAAGAAGTAATAAGATTAGGTTTGATTTTACTTAAAAAATCAAAATCAAAACTTAGCGGAAAAGATGGAAATTATGAATATTTTTACGCTTTTTCAAAATGA
- a CDS encoding bifunctional riboflavin kinase/FAD synthetase yields the protein MNIFTLFQNEITKANKCDLENITSLAIGCFDALHLGHFELIKRLDDNGALLIIYKKTRELVPIIYKQELLNCKIFFVNLDEIKDENAYNFTQNIMYNFTQLKYFVAGYDFHFGKNRQAHAKELQEFSGLRCIIVDEFKIDNISVHSSLIKECLLNADLESVNKFLGRNYFIQGRQIKGQGLGAKFFVPTINVDYDNYFLPKEGVYFTKVYLDNECYFAATFLGKRSTDLNTALEVHILNSSNSYFKFHKIKIEFLEFFRENKKFDNFDSLKQQINLDIKALSLKAKDER from the coding sequence ATGAATATTTTTACGCTTTTTCAAAATGAAATAACAAAAGCAAATAAATGTGATTTAGAAAATATTACAAGTTTAGCAATAGGGTGTTTTGATGCTTTACATTTAGGGCATTTTGAACTGATAAAAAGGCTTGATGATAATGGAGCTTTATTAATAATATATAAAAAAACAAGAGAATTAGTTCCGATAATTTATAAGCAAGAATTATTAAATTGCAAAATATTTTTTGTAAATCTTGATGAGATAAAAGATGAAAATGCGTATAATTTTACACAAAATATTATGTATAATTTTACACAACTTAAATATTTTGTAGCAGGATATGATTTTCATTTTGGTAAAAATAGACAAGCTCACGCAAAAGAATTGCAAGAATTTTCTGGGCTACGATGTATTATCGTAGATGAATTTAAAATAGATAATATAAGCGTTCATTCAAGTTTGATTAAAGAATGTTTATTGAATGCTGATTTAGAAAGTGTGAATAAATTTTTAGGTAGAAATTATTTCATTCAAGGAAGACAAATCAAAGGTCAAGGTTTAGGAGCTAAATTTTTTGTCCCTACTATTAATGTAGATTATGATAATTATTTTTTACCAAAAGAAGGAGTTTATTTTACTAAGGTTTATTTAGATAATGAGTGTTATTTTGCAGCTACTTTTTTAGGCAAACGCTCAACTGATTTAAATACGGCTTTAGAAGTGCATATTTTAAATAGTTCAAATTCTTATTTTAAATTCCACAAAATTAAAATAGAGTTTTTAGAATTTTTTAGAGAGAATAAAAAATTTGATAATTTTGATAGTTTAAAACAACAAATTAACTTAGACATAAAAGCTCTAAGTTTAAAGGCTAAAGATGAAAGATGA
- the cmoA gene encoding carboxy-S-adenosyl-L-methionine synthase CmoA, whose product MKDEVFNEELIKQFEFDEKVVRVFDDMVTRSVPYYLQNQELIFKILSQILPKNAKVLDLGCSTANTLLALSKRDDLELFGLDNSEQMLNRARIKASDLGVKINLINKNIEDILSLNDSFDAIICSYTLHFIRPLLREDLLQKIYKLLNKNGIFILCEKVLYENKILQKNIIDIYENYKELQGYSRYEIAQKRAALENVLIPFTYDENIKILSNANFKQIDCFFRWANFCSFIAFKL is encoded by the coding sequence ATGAAAGATGAAGTTTTTAACGAAGAATTAATAAAACAATTTGAATTTGATGAAAAAGTGGTGCGTGTGTTTGATGATATGGTTACTCGTAGTGTGCCGTATTATTTGCAAAATCAAGAATTAATTTTTAAAATTCTAAGTCAGATTTTGCCAAAAAATGCAAAGGTTTTAGATTTAGGTTGCTCAACTGCAAATACACTTTTAGCACTTTCAAAAAGAGATGATTTAGAGCTTTTTGGGCTTGATAATTCAGAGCAAATGCTAAATAGGGCTAGAATTAAGGCCAGTGATTTAGGTGTTAAAATTAATTTGATTAATAAAAATATAGAAGATATTTTAAGTCTTAATGATAGTTTTGATGCGATAATTTGTTCTTATACCTTGCATTTTATTAGACCACTTTTAAGAGAAGATTTATTACAAAAAATATATAAGTTATTAAATAAGAATGGGATTTTTATTTTATGTGAAAAAGTGCTTTATGAAAATAAAATTTTACAAAAAAATATAATTGATATTTACGAAAATTATAAGGAATTGCAAGGATATTCAAGATATGAAATAGCTCAAAAAAGAGCTGCTTTAGAAAATGTTTTAATACCTTTTACTTATGATGAAAATATAAAAATTTTAAGCAATGCTAATTTTAAGCAAATTGATTGCTTTTTTAGGTGGGCAAATTTTTGCTCTTTTATAGCTTTTAAGCTTTAA
- a CDS encoding methionine ABC transporter ATP-binding protein: MIEIKNLKKYYGNTCVINDVSLDIKKGEIYAIVGQSGAGKSTLLRCINALESYQAGSLKVFNQEIKDLKEEELRKLRTEVGMIFQHFALMGRKSAYENIAMPLLLHKKDNVDKRVKELLDLVGLSDKANSYPANLSGGQKQRIAIARALALNPKILLSDEATSALDPATTNQILDLLKQINKDLGISVVLVTHEMDAVKRVADKACLLSGGEIIGNGEISEIFLKPSKKMREFLDESDCVPESGLNIRLIFPKEVALDGVISKMARELNIDFSIVWGKIEKLNDIALGSLIININPSDKQRVCEYINKSGVLWEEV; encoded by the coding sequence ATGATTGAAATTAAAAATCTTAAAAAGTATTACGGAAATACTTGCGTAATAAACGATGTAAGTCTTGATATTAAAAAGGGCGAGATTTATGCGATTGTCGGACAAAGTGGAGCTGGTAAAAGCACACTTTTAAGATGTATAAATGCACTTGAAAGCTATCAAGCAGGTTCATTAAAAGTATTTAATCAAGAAATTAAAGACCTTAAAGAAGAAGAGTTAAGAAAATTAAGAACCGAAGTTGGAATGATTTTTCAACATTTTGCTTTAATGGGTAGAAAGAGTGCTTATGAAAATATTGCAATGCCTTTACTTTTACATAAAAAAGATAATGTAGATAAAAGGGTTAAAGAATTGCTTGATTTGGTTGGATTAAGCGATAAGGCTAATTCATATCCTGCAAATCTTAGTGGTGGTCAAAAGCAAAGAATTGCAATAGCAAGAGCACTTGCACTAAATCCTAAGATTTTATTAAGTGATGAAGCAACTAGTGCGCTTGATCCTGCTACTACTAATCAAATCTTAGATTTATTAAAGCAAATTAATAAAGATTTAGGCATTAGCGTTGTATTAGTAACTCATGAAATGGACGCTGTTAAAAGAGTAGCTGATAAGGCTTGTTTATTAAGTGGTGGAGAAATCATTGGCAATGGAGAAATTAGCGAAATATTTTTAAAACCAAGTAAGAAGATGAGAGAATTCTTAGATGAGAGTGATTGTGTGCCAGAAAGTGGGCTTAATATAAGATTAATTTTCCCTAAAGAAGTAGCACTTGATGGAGTAATTTCTAAAATGGCAAGAGAGCTTAATATTGATTTTTCAATAGTTTGGGGAAAAATTGAAAAGCTAAATGATATTGCACTTGGCTCACTTATTATAAATATTAATCCAAGTGATAAACAAAGAGTGTGTGAATATATTAATAAAAGTGGCGTTTTATGGGAGGAAGTATGA
- a CDS encoding methionine ABC transporter permease, whose protein sequence is MNYFDNFLSHFDKILYPALKETLYMSISATIIGFALGLVLGIFLFVSKKGGLYENLGFYRVLDFVVNIFRSFPFLVLIIALIPFTKFLIGKSIGTTAAIVPLTIGIAPFIAKLVQSALNEVDYGIIEAAKSYGASRIQIIFKVVLYEALPALINAATLTLIVVIGYSAMAGIVGGGGLGDVANRYGYQRFKTDIMVETVIVLIVLVQIVQIWGDLVEKALRKGKDKYLYISILALVILFIYSGNFI, encoded by the coding sequence ATGAATTATTTTGATAATTTTTTAAGTCATTTTGACAAGATTTTATATCCTGCATTAAAAGAGACTTTATATATGAGTATTAGTGCTACTATTATTGGTTTTGCACTAGGACTTGTTTTAGGAATATTTCTTTTTGTTAGTAAAAAGGGTGGTTTGTATGAGAATTTAGGCTTTTATAGAGTGCTTGATTTTGTAGTGAATATATTCCGTTCTTTTCCGTTTTTAGTATTAATTATTGCTTTAATTCCTTTTACAAAGTTTTTAATAGGAAAAAGCATAGGAACAACAGCTGCTATTGTGCCACTTACAATTGGAATTGCTCCATTTATTGCAAAATTAGTGCAAAGTGCTTTAAATGAAGTAGATTACGGAATAATTGAAGCAGCTAAGAGTTATGGTGCTAGTAGAATACAAATTATTTTTAAGGTCGTATTGTATGAAGCGTTACCGGCGTTAATTAATGCAGCAACGCTTACTTTAATAGTAGTCATTGGATATAGTGCAATGGCAGGAATTGTAGGAGGTGGAGGACTTGGCGATGTTGCTAATCGCTATGGTTATCAAAGATTTAAAACAGATATTATGGTAGAAACGGTTATCGTTTTGATTGTATTGGTTCAAATCGTTCAGATTTGGGGGGATTTAGTTGAAAAAGCTTTAAGAAAAGGTAAGGATAAATATCTTTATATTTCAATTTTAGCTTTAGTTATTTTATTTATTTATTCAGGAAATTTTATTTAA
- a CDS encoding MetQ/NlpA family ABC transporter substrate-binding protein, which translates to MKRLFSLAACLALSANLFADVISVGATPVPHAEILEEVAKIVKEKGHELKIVEFNDYVLPNLAVDDGEIDANFFQHKPYLDEFNKQKGTKLTPVAPVHLEPMGAYSKKIKDIKDLGDKALIYIPNDPTNESRALDILEAAGLIELDKNVELKTPLDIVKNPKNLDIKELEAAQLPRVLDECDLAVINSNYALAAKLNPTKDAVIIEGKYSPYTNVLVVKTDNINSDKTKVLVDSINDARIKKFIEEKYKGEIIPSF; encoded by the coding sequence ATGAAAAGATTGTTTAGTTTAGCTGCTTGTTTAGCTTTAAGTGCAAATTTATTTGCTGATGTTATTAGTGTAGGTGCAACGCCTGTTCCACATGCTGAAATTTTAGAAGAAGTTGCAAAAATTGTTAAAGAAAAAGGGCACGAGTTAAAAATCGTTGAGTTTAATGACTATGTATTGCCAAATCTAGCGGTTGATGATGGCGAAATAGATGCAAACTTTTTCCAACATAAACCATATTTAGATGAGTTCAATAAGCAAAAAGGAACAAAATTAACTCCAGTTGCACCAGTTCATCTTGAGCCAATGGGAGCATATTCTAAAAAGATTAAAGATATTAAAGATTTAGGAGATAAGGCTTTAATTTATATTCCAAATGACCCAACAAATGAAAGTAGGGCTTTAGATATACTTGAAGCTGCAGGGCTTATTGAACTTGATAAAAATGTAGAGCTAAAAACTCCACTAGATATCGTAAAAAACCCTAAAAATCTTGATATAAAAGAGTTAGAAGCTGCACAATTACCAAGAGTTTTAGATGAGTGCGATTTAGCTGTGATTAATTCAAATTACGCATTAGCAGCGAAGTTAAATCCTACAAAAGATGCGGTAATTATTGAGGGTAAATATAGTCCATATACTAATGTTTTAGTAGTTAAGACTGATAATATTAATAGTGATAAGACAAAGGTTTTAGTTGATTCTATAAATGATGCAAGAATTAAAAAATTTATAGAAGAAAAATATAAGGGCGAAATAATCCCAAGTTTTTAA
- a CDS encoding MetQ/NlpA family ABC transporter substrate-binding protein, with translation MKKLALSLAFCLYASAEILRVGITPYPNATILENVKDDLKELGYELKVVEFNDYILPNLALNDGELDANMYQHKPFLEDFNESKGTDLVAVANVFLPPMAAYSKKVKDIKELKNNALVYIPNDPTNESRALDILEAAGLIKTNKEVKFRSVIDITENPLNLDIKELEAAQVPRVLDECDLAVINTNYALAAKLNPTKDSIILEDLNSPYVNVIAVKKGNENNEGVKALIKVIKTEKIKKILEEQFKGAIIPAF, from the coding sequence ATGAAAAAATTAGCTTTAAGTTTAGCATTTTGTTTATACGCTAGTGCGGAAATTTTAAGAGTAGGGATTACCCCATATCCAAATGCTACTATTTTAGAAAATGTAAAAGATGATTTAAAAGAGCTTGGATATGAGTTAAAAGTTGTAGAATTTAATGATTATATTCTGCCAAATCTTGCATTAAATGATGGGGAATTAGACGCTAATATGTATCAACATAAGCCTTTTTTAGAAGACTTTAACGAGAGTAAAGGCACTGATTTAGTAGCGGTTGCTAATGTGTTTTTACCTCCAATGGCGGCATATTCAAAAAAGGTAAAAGATATTAAAGAATTAAAAAATAATGCTTTAGTATATATCCCAAATGACCCAACAAATGAAAGTAGGGCTTTAGACATACTTGAAGCAGCTGGACTTATTAAGACAAATAAGGAAGTAAAATTTAGAAGCGTTATTGATATTACGGAAAATCCTTTAAATCTTGATATAAAAGAGTTAGAAGCTGCACAGGTTCCAAGAGTTTTAGATGAGTGTGATTTGGCTGTAATTAATACAAATTATGCATTAGCAGCGAAGTTAAATCCTACAAAGGATTCTATAATATTAGAAGATTTAAATAGCCCTTATGTAAATGTTATTGCTGTTAAAAAAGGCAATGAAAATAATGAAGGGGTAAAAGCTTTAATAAAGGTTATAAAAACAGAAAAAATTAAGAAGATACTTGAAGAGCAATTTAAAGGTGCTATAATCCCAGCATTTTAA
- a CDS encoding ABC transporter substrate-binding protein → MRFILLFLLSFSLFAKEITFKDVTGNEITLNTPVNRIALGFYYTDFLAVGGEKSFDKVVGFSKAVWSEWSPISWQMYLDVMPNLDKIADFGEAESGTLSIEKILELEPDVLVLAKWQYDTLKDTLNPIKLANIPIIVVDYHEGKLQNHEISTKIFGILTNQEKRAEEIMNDYKSRLELIQTRTKDIKNKVKVYIEYGINGPSDNGVTYSHYMWGSLIDKANAKSIADGLIKTWGAINPEEIIVQDPEVIIIAGRESELKKNKTSMVMGNNISFDEANTRLRGFSNRTTWQDLNAVKNHRIYGGYHSMLRTLGDIFMLEFVAKAAYPELFSDINPSDDYINYHKKYLSIIPDGTFMLKLDDEKF, encoded by the coding sequence TTGAGATTTATTCTACTATTTTTATTATCATTTAGCTTGTTTGCTAAGGAAATTACTTTCAAAGATGTAACAGGAAACGAAATTACTTTAAATACCCCAGTTAACAGAATAGCTTTAGGTTTTTACTATACAGATTTTTTAGCAGTTGGTGGAGAAAAATCATTTGATAAGGTTGTTGGTTTTTCAAAAGCAGTTTGGAGTGAATGGAGTCCAATTTCTTGGCAAATGTATTTAGATGTAATGCCTAATTTAGACAAAATTGCAGATTTTGGTGAAGCAGAATCAGGTACATTGTCAATTGAAAAAATATTAGAATTAGAACCTGATGTATTAGTTTTAGCTAAATGGCAATATGATACATTAAAAGATACTTTAAATCCAATTAAACTAGCAAATATCCCAATAATAGTAGTAGATTATCACGAAGGAAAATTACAAAACCACGAGATAAGCACTAAAATTTTTGGAATTTTAACCAACCAAGAAAAAAGAGCTGAAGAAATTATGAATGATTATAAAAGTCGTTTAGAATTAATTCAAACAAGAACTAAAGATATTAAAAATAAAGTAAAAGTTTATATAGAATACGGAATTAATGGCCCTAGTGATAATGGAGTTACATATTCACATTATATGTGGGGAAGTTTGATTGATAAAGCAAATGCTAAGAGTATTGCTGATGGGCTTATTAAGACTTGGGGAGCTATTAATCCTGAAGAAATCATAGTTCAAGACCCTGAAGTAATTATTATAGCAGGTCGTGAAAGTGAGCTTAAGAAAAATAAAACTTCAATGGTAATGGGTAATAATATTAGTTTTGATGAAGCAAATACTAGATTAAGAGGATTTTCTAATAGAACTACTTGGCAAGATTTAAACGCAGTAAAAAATCATAGAATTTATGGTGGTTATCATAGTATGCTAAGGACTTTGGGGGATATTTTTATGTTAGAATTTGTAGCAAAAGCTGCTTACCCTGAGTTGTTTAGCGATATTAATCCAAGTGATGATTATATTAATTATCATAAGAAATATTTGTCAATTATTCCTGATGGAACTTTTATGTTAAAGCTTGATGATGAGAAATTTTAA
- a CDS encoding iron ABC transporter permease codes for MRNFNREILSYKAIVYKRLGFLLISFLLALVFFILDISTGPAQLDLIIVCKALLSKALDIDIQKNFVNIVYNLRLPMALMALVVGASLGLGGALMQTILNNSLASPYTLGLSAAAGFGASLVIAFNVSFISSFISIPLGAFCASLLSSAILFMFAKNNKYNTQSLVLVGIALLFLFQSFLSLVQFLSSPEVSQQILFWLFGSLQKANYMNILIVFLVTLFCYLILLKDNWALSVFRLGEKNAKVLGVNLVYLRIKVLLCVSFVSSVAISFVGVIGFIGLVAPHIARLIIGEDQRFFLPASMIIGALFLSLASSVSKLIIPGSLFPIGIVTSFIGVPFFFFIILRNKNA; via the coding sequence ATGAGAAATTTTAATAGAGAAATTCTTTCATATAAAGCAATTGTTTATAAGAGATTGGGATTTTTACTAATCTCTTTTTTATTAGCATTAGTATTTTTTATACTAGATATTTCTACAGGACCAGCTCAACTTGATTTAATTATTGTATGTAAAGCTTTGTTATCTAAAGCACTTGATATAGATATACAAAAGAATTTCGTTAATATTGTTTATAATTTAAGATTACCTATGGCATTAATGGCACTTGTTGTCGGAGCTTCATTAGGACTTGGCGGAGCTTTGATGCAAACTATTTTAAATAATTCTTTAGCTAGTCCATATACTTTAGGTCTTAGTGCTGCAGCTGGATTTGGAGCTTCATTAGTGATTGCATTTAATGTAAGTTTTATAAGTTCTTTTATTAGCATTCCATTAGGAGCATTTTGTGCTAGTTTGTTAAGCTCTGCAATATTATTTATGTTTGCTAAAAATAACAAATACAACACTCAAAGTTTAGTTTTAGTTGGTATTGCTTTATTGTTTTTATTTCAGTCTTTTTTATCTTTAGTGCAATTTTTATCAAGTCCTGAAGTATCTCAACAAATATTATTTTGGTTATTTGGAAGTTTGCAAAAAGCTAATTATATGAATATTTTAATAGTCTTTTTGGTTACTTTATTTTGCTATTTAATTTTATTAAAAGACAATTGGGCTTTAAGTGTATTTAGACTTGGAGAGAAAAATGCTAAAGTTTTAGGGGTTAATTTAGTATATTTAAGAATTAAAGTTTTATTATGTGTTTCTTTTGTTAGTTCTGTTGCTATTTCTTTTGTGGGCGTTATAGGTTTTATAGGTCTTGTTGCGCCACATATCGCAAGGCTTATTATAGGAGAAGATCAAAGATTTTTCTTACCAGCTTCAATGATAATAGGAGCTTTATTTTTAAGTTTAGCTTCTAGTGTTTCAAAATTGATAATTCCTGGTAGTTTATTTCCAATAGGAATAGTAACTTCTTTTATTGGTGTTCCTTTTTTCTTTTTTATTATATTAAGGAATAAAAATGCTTAA
- a CDS encoding ABC transporter ATP-binding protein, with protein sequence MLKINNLSIKKGNKTILNNINLEFKSGKIYAILGANGVGKSTLLDAIFQLDKKHNMTYRNINSDNIKKWQSNIGYMLQSFHTHTNLSALEVVLLGAYNELGLKVSDEILNKAVNVLKEFKISHLANINIKDLSGGQRQMIAFAQVLLKNPSILLLDEPVSALDIKHQCILLEALKKITIENDLISIVVLHDLNLASLYCDEAIFLHNNKVYKNGKINDVITLDLIREIYEIKANLSIVENKKFIQILGSLNKENYDNSNQAVNI encoded by the coding sequence ATGCTTAAAATTAATAATCTAAGTATTAAAAAAGGAAATAAGACTATTTTAAATAATATCAACCTAGAATTTAAATCAGGTAAAATTTATGCTATTTTAGGTGCTAATGGTGTAGGTAAAAGCACATTGTTAGATGCTATTTTTCAACTTGATAAAAAACATAATATGACTTATCGTAATATTAATTCAGATAATATTAAAAAATGGCAAAGCAATATAGGTTATATGTTACAAAGTTTTCATACTCATACAAACCTTAGTGCTTTAGAAGTAGTTTTACTAGGTGCTTATAATGAATTAGGTTTAAAAGTAAGTGATGAAATTTTAAATAAAGCAGTTAATGTTTTAAAGGAATTTAAAATTTCGCATCTTGCTAATATTAATATTAAAGATTTATCTGGCGGTCAAAGACAAATGATAGCTTTTGCTCAAGTTTTGCTTAAAAACCCAAGTATTTTATTACTTGATGAGCCTGTAAGTGCATTAGATATTAAACACCAATGTATTTTATTAGAAGCTTTAAAAAAGATTACAATTGAAAATGATTTAATAAGCATAGTTGTTTTACATGATTTAAATTTAGCGAGTTTATATTGTGATGAAGCAATTTTTTTACACAACAACAAGGTTTATAAAAATGGAAAGATTAACGATGTTATTACACTTGATTTAATACGAGAAATTTATGAAATCAAGGCAAATTTAAGTATAGTTGAAAACAAGAAATTTATTCAAATATTAGGTTCATTAAACAAGGAAAATTATGACAACTCAAATCAAGCAGTTAATATCTAG
- a CDS encoding GGDEF domain-containing protein, with product MTTQIKQLISRLINFYDYIYLIILLATILHVSFLFIFYYMKIYELFYVNIVSTLIYVLIITNFSSDKIKIYYAVVYFEVLIHQLIAIYYLGSASGFDLLLCCLILVQFLFFKKSTCFVSTILIIFLIYLSYFQADSIVLHSDKFFEINEYKNANIVLYPINLAVLLVFLVVYGVLVTVIPSKKINDLAQIVYKDFLTGLYNRKYMEDVVLSKYNKQRILIAVCDIDNFKHINDTYGHQTGDIVLKMLAIVLINKYKKYSDFNINICRWGGEEFLIIADIDNKKDAEIFLNDIREEVFKLKISDLQETISITIGGYIANFNQKDYKQLFEIADKNLYLGKNTGKNKCVVSVEE from the coding sequence ATGACAACTCAAATCAAGCAGTTAATATCTAGACTGATTAATTTTTATGATTATATTTATTTAATCATACTTTTGGCGACAATTTTACATGTGTCCTTTTTGTTTATATTTTATTATATGAAAATATATGAGCTATTTTATGTAAATATAGTCTCAACCTTAATTTATGTATTAATAATTACAAATTTTAGTAGCGATAAAATAAAAATTTATTATGCCGTTGTATATTTTGAAGTTTTAATCCATCAGCTAATCGCAATTTATTACTTAGGTAGTGCTAGTGGATTTGACTTGTTATTATGTTGTTTGATACTTGTGCAATTTTTATTTTTTAAGAAAAGCACCTGTTTTGTATCAACAATTTTAATTATTTTTTTAATTTATCTTAGTTATTTTCAAGCAGATTCTATTGTGCTACATAGTGATAAATTTTTTGAAATTAACGAATATAAAAATGCAAATATTGTTCTTTATCCAATCAATTTAGCGGTTTTATTGGTATTTTTAGTGGTTTATGGTGTATTGGTAACCGTTATTCCTAGTAAAAAAATTAACGATTTAGCTCAAATTGTATATAAAGATTTTTTAACAGGTTTATATAATAGAAAATATATGGAAGATGTTGTGTTATCAAAATATAACAAACAAAGAATTTTAATTGCGGTATGTGATATTGATAATTTTAAACATATAAATGATACTTATGGTCACCAAACCGGAGATATTGTGCTAAAAATGTTGGCTATAGTTTTAATCAATAAGTATAAAAAATATTCTGATTTTAATATTAATATTTGTAGATGGGGTGGGGAAGAATTTTTAATCATTGCAGATATTGATAATAAAAAAGATGCTGAAATATTTTTAAATGACATTAGAGAAGAAGTGTTTAAATTAAAGATAAGTGATTTGCAAGAAACAATAAGTATTACAATAGGTGGATATATAGCTAATTTTAATCAAAAAGATTATAAGCAACTATTTGAAATCGCTGATAAGAATTTGTATCTTGGCAAGAATACGGGTAAAAATAAATGCGTAGTGAGTGTTGAAGAATAA